The following nucleotide sequence is from uncultured Roseateles sp..
TGAGGCCCTGGAAACGCACCGGCACCGCGGTCTGGATTTCTTCATCATCACCCAGCACCCGAACCTGGTGCATCAGAACGTGCGCCGCCTGGTCGGCCGGCACATTCATCTGCGTGATGTCGGCCTGCTCGGGCGCTGGTGGTACGAGTGGCCCGAGGCGACGGACCCGGCCCTGTTTCGTTCGGCTCCGATCAAGAAGAGCTACAAGCTGCCCAAGGCAGTGTTCGGCAGCTACAAGAGCGCGAGCCTTCATGTGAAGCCCATACGCTCGATCCCCCGCAGCGTGATCCTGCTGGGCGTGTGCCTCGTCGGCGGCGGCTACCTCGGGTGGACTGGCTACCAATCGATATCGGCCAAGGTGAATCCGCCTAAGGTGGAAGCAAAGGCCCGCCCTGCCCCTGAACATGGTGAAAAAGCCGGGGAGGGGTGGACGGCGAACGCATCGCGGGCGACGGCCCCCCCCGTACCGGCTAGCGCTCCTGAGCCTGTGGTGGTCGGGTGCATTGCGATGCCTAAGCGGTGTACGTGCATCGATGCAGCGGGCACGCCGCTTGTCATCGACTGGCAGGTCTGCCAGGACTCGGCTCGGGGCTTCGGCGGCGTCGTCAAGCTGGCGATGGAGACCAGACCGGGCCAGCAGATGCCCGCACAGCGCGCTGAAACAGTCGCGCAGGTGTCAGTGCCCCAGGGAGGCGGTTTTGTGAGCCTGGGCGGCGATCCAAGGGCGCACATACGCCAATAGCCGGGGGCTGGGGCTGGCCCCAGTGAGCCCGGAGGGCGTTGCTGCCGTCCTTGGTCTAGCTGCAGCGCTTGGCCGTGGCGGCTACACCGGCCAGCCTGTTAGGTTGCCGCGTCATCTAGACGGATTTCTGGCATGCTCCTGGGCAGGGAGAGAAAAGCCATGGGTATACAAGACCGGGATTGGTATCGTGATGCGCTTCGTGAGAAGCAACGATACACAGAGCGCGCGAGAACGCGTGTCAATCTCAGGCGGCCGGAGAGAGTTTTCAGACAGCCGGTCCACGTGGCGAAGTCAGGTTTCATCACGCCGTTGATTTGGGCGCTCGTCTTCCTAATTTTCGCCTTTGTCGTGTACGACATGAGTAAGCACGGCGTTCCGTTCACGTTGGCTGGCTTCAAGTGGTGGCTTTCACTTTGGAAGTCTCCGGGCTGATGCCTCGTTTGCCGCTGGGCCGTAGTGGCGCAGGTCAGCGGTGTTCGCCTCGAGCGTGCCTGGCTTTCGCTTCAGGTCGCCGATGTGCCGCCAGAGCGAACTGTTCATGGCTAGTGCGAGTTGTGTGCGGTTGAACATTTCGCAATCCCACGTGCTGTGGCCCTCGCGAGACAACCACCACAATGACAGTAAGGCCATACGGGGCGCATTCGTCTTTTTCCAGCGCCATACAGTTCGCTCGGACACACCCAGCGCCCGAGCGATGCGCGGTGTGTCACGTGCCGACAATCCGAGGTCTGACAGCAGATCCTCGAAGCTCCCTGTTCCGCTCGGTAGGCGGTTCAACATGGCTTTAACTCTGCCGATTTCAGGAGGGCCAGGACGCGCAAAAAGCGGTGCAGAAGCCTGCCAATACGGCCACGCTGAAAGGTGGACAATGTATCTTATGTCAACTTCAGGATGCGATGGATCAAGCGCTTCCGCAGGATGCGTCTTCATAGGTATCTGATCCCGGCTTGCTTCCAAAGACTGCAGTTCGCATGACGAGAACTTGTCATGCTCAACCGCCTACCCACCCCCGTGCAGTGCCCGTCGCTCGGACAGATTCTTGACGACCTCGGCCGCCCAACCGTCAAGCGCCTGGCAAAGGCGCTTGGAACCTCGCAGGCATCCGTCTATCGATGGATCGCAAAGGACCAAGCACCCAGACCGGTGATGCTCTCCCTGTTCTGGCTGACGCGCTGGGGCATGAGTCTTGTTGATGCCGAGGCCGTCAACGATGCCCGGTTAAAAGCTCAAATAGCGCGATGCCTTCAAGATGAAAACGACAGGCTTAGGTTCGAGCTGGCCCGGGTTCTTTCAATTGGCGACTTCGGCGCAGCGAATGACCCGACGCTAGAAAGCCTGCGAGTGACCGCGAAGATTTTCACGATTCGGGTCTGAGTTGTTCGCATGCGAAATATGCGATGCCTGCGGCCCGGGCTCTATGGCTTTGCCACCAAGCCCCGGGTACAGGTCTTGGCCCATCCGGGTAACGATCCCTATCGCGCCGCTTGCCACCTGTGAGGCGTTAACCCGGGCAAGCTGCACCGGTCGCGCCAGTCGCTGCGCTTGTCGGCCCTTGGCCTGTGTCACGCCCAGTGCTGTCGCTTGCCCTAGACAGCCTCAAAAGGCGGCCACCGCTGAATCCGCCGAAAACACCCCCATCGACCCCGTGCTTTGCGAGGGGCGCGATGGGGGTGTTTTTTATTCGGCGGATGCAGCGGCAGCCGCCTTTTGTACGGTGCGCGAAGACCCCACCCCCCGCCCTCCCGAGGGAGGGAGCGAGGAAGCCTCTTCTGAAGGTATTGCCTTCAAAACCTAACCTCGGGAGATATTGAAATGAATGCAGCCGTTATGAAGACCGCCGCCGCCGCCCTTGATACTGCATGGGCGGTGCGCCTGATTCCGCTGTCCAGCATCGCCACGCGCGAGCAGGTTCGCACGCGAAACGGGTTTGACAAGGCCAGTATTTCGGAGCTGGCCGAATCAATCAAGACCTATGGCGTTTTGCAACCCATCGTGTTGCAGCGCGATCCGGAGCAGGATGCCGGATACGTGGTGCTCTATGGCCATCGCCGCTTCGCCGCCGCCCAGGTCGCCCAGCTGGATGCAATCCCGGCCATCGTCAGCGACTCGGACCCGGCCGGCCTGACCGAATTGCAATTGACCGAGAACCTGCAGCGCGAGAACCTCAACCTGGCCGACACGGCAGACGCGGTGCGCAAGCTGGCCGACCTCTACGGCAAGCCGGCCGAGATCGCCAAGCGCGTCAACAAGTCCCCGGCTTGGGTTTCCAAGCATCTGATGCTGACTTCGCCGAAGTTCGATGCTCGAGTGCGCACGCTGCTGGACAGTGGCGCGACGGAAGACGTTGAGTTGCTGAACACGCTGAATCAGATCGCCAAGCACAAGGAGGCCGAGCCGGTGCTACGCCGCTTACTTGACGATGTAGCCAACAACCGCGCCGGCCGTCAGAAGGTGCGCGATGCGCTGGACCAGATCAAGGCGGCCAAGCCTGGCCAAGAGTCTGCAGGCAGCCAGGATGAACCGGAGTCCAGCGAAGGCGGCGAGCCTGGCGACGAAAACGAGGACGCCGGCAGCAAGGACCACTCCGAATTATTCGGCCGTATCGAACTGACCGTAGACAACGACACGTTCGCCAAGTATCAGGCACTGGGCGGTGCCGAGTGGTTCCTGTCCGCGATCGCCGCCGCCAGCGTCAAGGAGTGACGCGCCATGCCCATCACCCTAGTGACGGGTCTGCCGGGGCACGGCAAGACCCTGTACACCTTGGCCCGGTGGAAGGACGAGGCCGCCAAAGACAAGCGGCCCGTGTTTCACAACGGCATCAAGGAATTGAAGCTTCCCGGGTGGCAGGTCTGGGACCCGAAGGACTGGGAGAACTTGCCCAGCGGCGCAATCATGGTCATCGACGAAGCGCAATTCGTGTTCCCGATCCGGGGGCGCGGACAGCCTGAGTCATGGATTGAACGCCTGGCAGTACATCGGCACTTGGGCCTGGACTTCGTCCTGATCACCCAGGAGCCGATGAACATGGATAGCTTCGTCCGCCGTCTGGTCGACCGGCACTTCCATATCGTGCGCAAGTTCGGCACGCACTGGGCGACGATTCACGAGTTTGTGAACGGGGTACGTGAGAACGTCGCGAAGAATCGCAAGGGCTCGATTCGGCATGAGTGGCGGTTTCCCAAGGCGCTGTTTGGCCTCTACAACAGCGCCGAGCAGCACACGGCCAAGGTACGCATACCTTGGCGGGTCTGGCTGTTGCTGGCGTGCCCTGTGGTGTTCGGGGTGGCGGCCTGGATGGCCTGGAAGGGCACGCACCCGGATTCGCATGCGAAATACGAAGACCAGGCGCAAGGTCAAGCGTCAGGACGGCCAGGGCCGCAGACGGCCCCGGCACCCGTGCAAAAGACCCTGACGCCACTCCAGTACGCGGAGCAGTTTCAACCGCGCGTAGAGGGCTTGCCGCATACCGCGCCAGTCTATGACGAGGTAACGAAGCCGACACAGGCGCCCTACCCTGCAGCCTGCATTGCCAGCAAGGTCAAATGCGGGTGCTACAGCCAGCAGGGCACAAAGCTGGAGACGCCTGAGTCGCTATGCCGGCAGATCGCGGATGGAGGGTTCTTTGTGGCCTGGAATCAGACGGTCGCCCAGGCGGTGCCGTATCAGCAGCAGGGGCCGGGGACACAGGCACAACAACCGGAATCCAGCATCATCAGTTTTGGGGGTGATCCAAAAGCACATGTAGTCAAGTCGCAGCGATGATCAGCCAGCGCCGACGATTGACCGGTATCTGATGCTATCGAGTAAGGGGTTATCCGACAGGCGCGTCGCCAAGTTCCTGATACGCTGGAACTTCATTGAAGCGTGCCAAGCGCGATGCACATCCGTCAGCGACGTGGCGCACAAAATTTGCACACTACATAGTTCGGCACCTCTAAATGAGCGCTGGAGGTAGCCTTGAAATCAAAGCGCTCTGAGTTCACAAGGTATCGGGAGAAAACACTATGGTTGCGCCAATCGTCGGAAAGAATCTCGGCAAACTTTTCCGGAACATTCAGAACATTGAATGGCTTGCTGTTCAAGCCGCCGAGACCGCTGTAAGTCAAGTTTTCCTATCCCCGATCGGGCACAAGGTTCACGCGTACTTACACGTTCACATTTTTCACGGCGACCAACAGATCGGATCTGTATACCAAGCTCCGGATGGTCATTTCTACGTCAAAACCACTCAAGGTGAGCGATTTTGGCTGAATCAGGATCAACTCACTTGGCACAACGCTTGAGAGTAGAGCGATGAGTGATTCAGACAAACAAAAAAGCGGCTTCTTTGATGCGATTCGAGAAGGGTACAAGGAACAAGACGACAAACTTGCTACGGATCAGCGCACCACGCAACAAAAAATCTTGGAGGGTGCGGCTGTAGGCGCTACGGAATCTCTGTTCCATCCGTTTCGATGGTTGCGGTCACTGCTCAAGTAGCGTGCCGCTGAGGGTTCTGGCAAATTGTTCGAGCCAATGCCCTCAGCGAATCACGGAATCCTGGTACCTGGCCAGCAAGCACCGAATTTCGCATGCGAACCGCCTAGCCCTACTTCTGGGCCATTTTTTTTATCGAGCCACCAATAAGAGCCCATCGAGAGCCAGCCGCGCGGCCAGCGACGAGGCTGGTACCACAAAGGGCTACCCTCGTGCCAAAATCGATAAACATCGCGATATATGGAGATAATTATGCCGAAAATGACATTAAAAGATGGGGTGCTAACAGCTGAAGTATATGTTCAAGTCACCAGAGATTATGTCTGTTCATGCGGTCAAAATATAACCGTAACATTGGACTGGCCCGAGGGACTCACCGTGAACGGTCCAGTTAATATCAATAAAAACTGTCCCGCATGTAATGAGGCCATCGTTATTCCTGCCGGCAAGCATTACATTGAAAATTACAAGCTTCTCACGAAATAGAATACCGCATGCGAAACGCCCGCCCCCTTACTCCCAGGCAGGGCCCTACTTCTGCACCATCCTCTTGATTGAGCCGCCGGTGAGCCCATCCAGCGTCAGCCGCGCAGCCAGGGCCGAGAACAGCACCGCCGCAAAGCTTCCCAGATTCAGCGTTGACATGAACAGCAACCGGGGGCTGGGCTGACCAGCTTTGGCGGCGATCCTCGGGCGCACATCGCCAAAGGGAATCAGTAGGCTGGCAACCTGACTGTTTGCTTGGATTGGCGGTGCGTTCGGTAGGGTGTTATCCGGCAGTCGCGGCGCCAAGTCCCTGTTACGCTTGCATTTAAACGAACGGAGCTTGCCATGGGTATCCTTATGACTCCCAATCAGCGGCGCGGATATCTCATTGCGCGAGAATTCGTTTTGGCCCAGTTTTTTGCTTGGTTCGCGTTGCTGGTCGGCTCAATTGCCTATTTCAGTCAAGATTCTTATAGGCGCGAGCTCGCTGTATTTCCATTGGCAAGTTTAATAGCGCTTTTGGTAACTTATCTGCCATTTCTCTACATTCGTGCCTTCATATCGGCTTGGCGCATATGGCGCGGAAGCGAACCACCACCTGAAGTCACACTTGAGGAACAGAAATCTCAGGTCGAAGCCGCACAAGCGGCGGTAAAAGGAATCATGGGCGGTGGCTAGCTACTGTTCTGCAAGCTCTGAATTTCGCATGCGAAACGCCTGGCCTTTGTTCCTCCGCATGACTCTACTTCTGCACCATCCTCTTGATTGAACCTCCGGTGAGGCCATCAAGCGCCAGGCGCGCAGCCAGCGCGGAGAACAGCACCGCCGCAAAGCTTCCCAGCTTCAGCGTTGACATGATTTGCATGGTCTGAGGCGGCAGGCCCGCAAAGCTGGCATTGATCATCAGCTTGATCCACTCCAGCGAGAAATCGACCCCGGTGTAGACGACGTAGCCGATACCCAGGCTGATCAACACCTTTCCGACCAGCGTTCCCGCCGCCGATACCAGGCCGCCCAACAGTGCTGCGATAAACAAAGGCATGGCTATTTCCTAAAGACGATGAAGGCCGCGAACAGGTACGACAGGCCTGTGATGATTTGCCCGAGGATGGTCAGCACCCCGCACATGTTCGAGAACGGCAGCGTGACCGACGCCGCCCCCATCGCAATCGACATATCAGCCGGGCAGCCGCCCGACCCGCCAAAGATCGGCGTCGAATTCAGCCGAGCGCTCAAGTCCATAGACATCACATCGGGCGCAGCGCCCGGGTGCCCTGCCGGCCTGGCCTCGCCACTGGCCGCCGCAACGCCCGCCTCGCTGAGTGGTGTCTTCGTGTCGAACAGCTCGCAATTGCGCTTGTAGACCTCTTGCGCCACAGCGCACTGGACCGGGTCGCCGTCGCACGTGGTGGCTGCACAGGCGCCGCCGAACGATCCCCGCTTGCAGATCGGCGCGTCCGGGTTCTCCTTGCAGAACGACAGCTGTTCCTTGGTGTCGCTCTTGGTGCCCACGACCGCCCCGGAGGCGTCGCGGTACGTTGTCGTCGTCGTGCAATCGCTTTGGGTGCACTTGGTTTCCTTGGACGCCGACACCGCGCCGGGAACGCCGTCGATAGGGGCAGGCGTTGAACCAGTCGGCGCGCTGGCCGATTGCGACGGCCCGGGAATCGTGGTGTCTTTGCAGGCCACGCAGACCGAAGTCCCGTTCACCGTGCCCGGGCACATGTTCGCCCCGCAAGGCGTAGGCGCATCGCCCTTTGAGGTTGTTCCCGTCGCCACACCGTTGGCAACGTCACCGCCACACTGCCCGCCTGTGTACTTCAGCGGCCAGGTCGCCCAAAGCGTGCCGTCTGCAGCACCCTTGACGCTGGCCGGGTTCGCCACGCAGCCATTCACGCACATCGGGCCGACATTGGCGACTTTCTGATCGGGTGTCGTGATGGGGTTGAAGCTGCCAGGCGATGGACAGATATAGGGCTGACATTTGCCGCCTGTGCCCGGTGCCGTGCCCAAGCTGCACTCACAACGGGTGCTTGATCCCGCCACCGGTGCCGACCCGCTTGGGCAGGCAATGACGCGAGCCGCACCCGCAGACACAGTCTGCCGACCCTGCGCCGTGGACACGTCGACGGAGCACTGCACCGAATTGTCCGATGGCCCATAGCCGCCGCAGACCGGTGCGCCGACGCTGATCGGCTGATAGTACGGACTGGCGTATTGCGATTGCCCTTTGGCTGTGAGCGCAGAGCCACAGGCTTCGAGAGGTGAGGCGCCGCCACCGCCGAGACTGCAATTCCATGACGACGCCTTGCCGACTTCGCCATAAGCCCAGACCGACGATGCAGCGGCCCACACGAGAACTGCAAAGATCAATCGCGCAAGACGATCCATAGCCCCCCCAGGATCGCAATCACCACATAGACACCCATTTGCTGTGCTCCCTTTGCAATGCTCCGCGCCGCTTGGAATTCGCAGGCGAAACATTGAAAAAAGGCCGGGGCCGAAGCCCCAGCCACTCGACTTACAGAGCGGAACGAATCCACTTCCAGGTCTTGATGCCGACCACGACGGCGAACACGGCAGTGCCAACCGAAGTGATGGTGGCGATGGCCGCATTGATCGGCGCCAGGTCCAGAGCGGAATCGGCAGCCATGGCCACACCGGTACCCGCCAGCATCACGACCGCCGCGACGGCTTGCTTGGCGCTGACGTTGTTGAACACGGCCAGACGGGCGCGCAGTTGCTTGTTCATAGAAATCCTCTCATGTGCCGATGGTTGATGTAGGGGCGTCGCCTATCGGCGTCAGCCACGCCCCGAATCAATCGCTTTCTCTGTCAGAGAGCACGGAGCGAATGGCCCGAACCGCCCAAGCCGCGATCCAGACGGAGCCGACCGCCGCAGCGACCAGGCCGCCATCGGCGTAGGACATGTTCCAGGGCGAAGGCGCCAGATCGCAGACCGGCAAGGGAACGTATTCGACCCAGGACGTCGCAGGGCACGCCTGCGTTTCCGAACCGTCAATCAAAGTCTTCAGGAACTTGATTTGCACGCCGTCACCGTTCTGGCTGATCGCCGTGGTCTTGTAGGCGCAGCCGCCCTCATAGCTGAAGAACGTGGCATGGTGGGCACTGATGTAGGCATCGACTGCCCGGAAGGGGTCAGCGAAGCACTGACCCGCGAAGTACAAACCGGTATCCGTGGGGCCGTCCATGTTCAGCACTCCGCATCGAGGTCTACGACCAGGGTCGCGCCCCGGTCGCAATGGTCTTCGGTGAGTTGCGCCACCTGTTCCAAGTCATCGGCCACGCCGAAGCGGATGGCCGTCGCGAGCGATGGGGTCCAAGACACATCACCCGAGCGAGGGTCAGAGTGCAGAAACTGGAACGTCACGCCGGACTGGATCAGGTAGCGCGACATGGTCAGGCCGCCTTCTTGGCCGCCGGCTGATCCGTGATCGGGCGCAGCGCGTGGACGACGGTCTTTTGCGTCTTGCCGTTGGTGACGATTTCCATGTCGGCCATCGCGACGAACGGGAACGGCAGGTGTTTGTATTTGTCCAGTTCACCGCTCAGGCCGATGTTGTATTCGGCGGCCGCCTGGCCCACCGCATTGCCCTTGGTGGCGTCCAGATCGACCAGGGCATAAACCTTGGTGGAGTCATAGACGCCGCCGTCATCGAGCGTGCCTTTGCTGGCCTTCATGCCGACGACTTGCACTTGCGCTTGAAACTTCATGTCTTCCCTTTCTTGTTTCGCATGCGAAACGTTATGCAGCCCCGTTGAACGACGGCGCAAACGAGGGGGCGAACCCGTCCGCGACTTTTTGGTAAAGAGCGCGCAATCCGACTTCGCCGATGCCACGCAGGCGACGGGGAAGGCGATGTGATTGCGTCTCTACGACCTGGGCGATCAGATCGCCGCCCAGGTTGAACACCGTTGCTGCCGTTGCACCTGCGGTGTTCATGAACCAAGCCAGGTTGCGCACCACCTGCGCTTCGTGTGTCTTGTCGGCGACCTCGGCTTGCGTGGGCATGCGGTAGGCCTGCGCGTTGATGTCCAGTTCTTCGAGCAGGTCCGCACAGAAGCCGTAGGCACCTGCGAAGACATCGCCCGGACGCTTCAAGACGCTCAGATCAATGATTCGGTGATTGCTGCGGAACTCGACCTCGTACCTGATCCACGGATCGCCGGATTCAGGGCCGAACAGCTGGTGACCCTTCTCATAGGCCCGGAACAGCTTGCCGGTGGCACGGGAGCCGACGTAGAAGGTGCGCGAGTGACCTGCGGTCCAGCTGCCTGCCTCTTGCTGGCCGGGGCGTTTGCCTCGTACATCGAACTGACCGGCTTTGTAAGCTGACTGGACAGCTTCAATTTGATGACCGGTCCAGACATCGAGCGCCAGGTCTATACGCGTGATCCAGCCGCGTGATTCGGCGATGAAGTCATGCAGCTTGCCGCCCATGCGATTTGCGTCGATGTGGATCAGCGCCGACCCAAACAGGTTGAAATGCACGGTGCTGGCTTGGTGCATACCGGATGCGTTCTTGGCACTGCCTCCCGCGAGGACGTAGCCAACGATCTCGCCCTCATACATGAGCGCGGTCTTCGCGGTGTAGTAGTCCATGCCCTTTTCGTCCACATTGCCGACCGTGATCGATCCAAGCAGTTCGACAATCAGGCGGGCACCAGCCGCCGAGACCATGTGCGCGGAGGTGTAGGGGTCTGCATCGGCACAGCGAGACTGCCGAACGACATCCCGGCCCCGCTGGTCCATCAGGTCCAATGCCGTGACATCGAGTAGATTCCGGTCCGACTTGATGACCGCATCGAGCGGGACCGTGAAGCGCAGCCAGTCCGCACGAACTCGGCCGGGGTTGCGCTGTTCGATTTGCTCCAAGGTCCACTTGACCTTAGATCCGGACATCACCGGCTTGGCGGCAACTGTCCTCATTGCCCTGCACCTGTTGTTGTCCCCGTGTTACCGAGGGGGACAGCGGCGTGCGCCGCTTGGGCGTCGCAAGCTCCGCCTGGCGCAGCGCCCGCCGCCCGCTTCTCACGCAACATCAGGAGACGCGCCGCAGAACGGTCTGCCAGGCTGTCCAGGGCCTGGAATGCCAGGTAGCCGGCGACCAGGCCGAACAGGAAGAAGATGCCGCAGAGCACGGACACCGCAGCGAGCAGGTTACCGAGCGATTCCAGATCGGCCGGGGTCATTGCGGCACCTCGCAGAGGCACAGGCCATTGCCAGCACATGCCCGGACGTTCGCATGCGGAACCCATTGCGGACCGGCCCCGGCATCGAGCCGGAACCAGTCCGTGCCCATCGTGCCGCCCTTGACCTCAGCGACTCGCGCACACTGGACTACACCACGGATGCGCGCCTGAACGTGCACTGGTATCGAGCGGCCATGCCACACCCGCTCTTCGCAAAGCTCGGCATAGCCCGACGCCGTCAAAGCCTCTTGCGGTGCAACTGATCCCTGATGTACATTCGCGGTCATGTTTCCGGTCATCCGTAGTTTTATACAGAATTCTGTATAAGTCGGATTGGACGGATTATATGGAATTCAGTAAATAAGGGTTTTCCCTATGACGCTCGCCGAACTCATTGATGCCGCACGCAGGAAACAAGGCACCCTTGGCAAGGTCGCCGAAATAATGGGGATAGCTCAGCCACGCCTGAGTGAGTGGAAGGCCAACAAATACGCGCCGAGCGCTTCCGCAATCGCGCAACTGGCAGAGCTAGCTGATCTGCCAGTCCTGGACACGCTCGCAGCGGTCGAAGCCGAATTGGAACCGGCGACCAGCGAAATATGGCTGCGTGCCTTGGGAAAGCTGAGGGCGGCCGGAGTAGCCGCAACAGTGACGATGACGATGGGAACGGCGGCAATCCTGGGGGCAACACCTGACGCCAACGCCTCCCCTACCCCATCAAACGCCGGTCCGTCTGTATCTTATGTCAACTTATGCATTGAGGCGCCACTCATGGGGCGGCAGCTAGCATCCTCTATTCAAGCGTCAAGCTGCCCCGGCCCAGCCCGAGAAGCTCGGTAGCGATCTTTCGCACCGCGTCAGCTGGCACACCCTGCCAGTTTTCAGTGGTCGCCGGTACGGGATGGCCCTGTTGCAACAGCATCTGGCGCAGGTCGCGCATCACGCAAGCATTCGCGAAGGCATGGGGTGAATCGCGAGATATGGACTGGTTGGCGTCGAACTTGGCCAACAACGCCACGAGCGAGGCTTGGGCCACCGACAGTTCGGCGAGCTTGGCCCGGTACTCCAGGGTCGCCTGGTCCAGCAATGGTTGCTCCCTGAGATCGACCAGGTGTTGCGCCTCATGTGTCAGGAAGCTGACGCGGAAGGCTTCGGGCTTGCCCCGGTAGGCCGGTGCCACGCAGAACAGCCGACCGTCGGCAGCCCAGCCGCCGGTGTGCAAGGTCTCGGCCGTGGCGAATCCCAACCATCCCAGGCTGACGAAGCGATCAAGGCAGACGACGTCGACCTCCACCCTCGCCTGTGGCAATTGCGCCTGGTGGCGAACCGGCTCCTGCTCGCGCCAAAGCATGAATTCGCGCAAAGGCGCGGTGCGACCGAACAGGGTGAACAGCCCCTGCGACTGGAAGCGTTCGCTCAACGCGGCTTCGATGCCGTCAAAGCCTTTCGCCGGTTGATCGGTGAGTCCGGCCAACCGAGCCAGGTCGCGTTGGAGCCTGGCCTCGCCATCGCCCCCCGTCGCAAGCCCCAGCAGCACGCTGTGCCAATAGACCCGATAGGCCCGCAGCACGGCCATCGGCCAAGGGTCGAGCGCGGCGTCGTCCGCCGTGTAGCCCCAGCCGTCTGTGGACGATGCGCCGGCCTCATCACGCAGCGGCGCCGCACCGAAACGCTTCAGCATCGCTTGCACCGTTGCACGGTGCGCGTCGCTGAACTGCTCCAGCGGCACCTCATGCAAACGCGACAGCGCGGCGGCCAGATGCCCCTGAGCCGCCAGCGCCATTGCCTGGGAAAAGACAGCCCTAGATCGCTCCATCGCAGGGGTCGCGTCGGCTGGGCTGCCAGCGGTGGCGGCTACAGCGGCCATTTTTTTGTGCATCACGCAGAACGTCCTCCGGGGTCGGATTCTGTCGCATCAGGGGCTGAGTCGGTTGTAGGACATCGGTGCCATACCACCCGGAGCGCGCGCCGACAGCCGAATCCGCGGCCGGCCGATGGCGGCGGGCACGGGCGGAGACGATGCTTGTCATGGCGATACAGACGCATTGCCGGTACGGGCCCTGAACGGCTGCCTTCCCCCGGTACTGTGCTGCCCGCCGGCCTGACCTTTTTGAATCTCATCACTCACCGAAAGGCAACGACGATGAATGCAATCCGCAAGCAAAGCATGACGCTGTTGGCCGTGGCCGCAGCTGCCCTGGTGCTGTCCGCCTGTGACCGGCCGGTCGATACCCGCGCCGGGGTCGGGCAGGCCGTCGACGCTCCAGCCACCAAGCCCGCTGCCCAGATGGTGAATACCGCCGAGCAGGCCAAGATTGCCCTGGCCGACGCAGCCATCACTGCGAAAATCAAGACCGAACTGTCCGAGGAGCCCAGCCTGGCTGCGCTGCATATCAAGGTCAGCACCAGGGAAGGCCTGGTGGACCTGACCGGCACGGCTCCCGACCTCGTCCTGCGGGAGCGCGCCACCCGCGTGGCTGCCACCGTCAAGGGTGTGTTGAGCGTTGACAATCACATGGTCGTCAGCAGTTGACCGGCGTTTGATCGACGGTTGATCGACCCGAAGCTGCACCAGCGGTCAGTCTGTTGCTGATCGCTTGCAGGATTCAATCATTTCCATAATAATCAAATTATG
It contains:
- a CDS encoding virulence factor TspB C-terminal domain-related protein, with the protein product MDRLARLIFAVLVWAAASSVWAYGEVGKASSWNCSLGGGGASPLEACGSALTAKGQSQYASPYYQPISVGAPVCGGYGPSDNSVQCSVDVSTAQGRQTVSAGAARVIACPSGSAPVAGSSTRCECSLGTAPGTGGKCQPYICPSPGSFNPITTPDQKVANVGPMCVNGCVANPASVKGAADGTLWATWPLKYTGGQCGGDVANGVATGTTSKGDAPTPCGANMCPGTVNGTSVCVACKDTTIPGPSQSASAPTGSTPAPIDGVPGAVSASKETKCTQSDCTTTTTYRDASGAVVGTKSDTKEQLSFCKENPDAPICKRGSFGGACAATTCDGDPVQCAVAQEVYKRNCELFDTKTPLSEAGVAAASGEARPAGHPGAAPDVMSMDLSARLNSTPIFGGSGGCPADMSIAMGAASVTLPFSNMCGVLTILGQIITGLSYLFAAFIVFRK
- a CDS encoding replication initiation factor domain-containing protein, coding for MRTVAAKPVMSGSKVKWTLEQIEQRNPGRVRADWLRFTVPLDAVIKSDRNLLDVTALDLMDQRGRDVVRQSRCADADPYTSAHMVSAAGARLIVELLGSITVGNVDEKGMDYYTAKTALMYEGEIVGYVLAGGSAKNASGMHQASTVHFNLFGSALIHIDANRMGGKLHDFIAESRGWITRIDLALDVWTGHQIEAVQSAYKAGQFDVRGKRPGQQEAGSWTAGHSRTFYVGSRATGKLFRAYEKGHQLFGPESGDPWIRYEVEFRSNHRIIDLSVLKRPGDVFAGAYGFCADLLEELDINAQAYRMPTQAEVADKTHEAQVVRNLAWFMNTAGATAATVFNLGGDLIAQVVETQSHRLPRRLRGIGEVGLRALYQKVADGFAPSFAPSFNGAA
- a CDS encoding zonular occludens toxin domain-containing protein — its product is MPITLVTGLPGHGKTLYTLARWKDEAAKDKRPVFHNGIKELKLPGWQVWDPKDWENLPSGAIMVIDEAQFVFPIRGRGQPESWIERLAVHRHLGLDFVLITQEPMNMDSFVRRLVDRHFHIVRKFGTHWATIHEFVNGVRENVAKNRKGSIRHEWRFPKALFGLYNSAEQHTAKVRIPWRVWLLLACPVVFGVAAWMAWKGTHPDSHAKYEDQAQGQASGRPGPQTAPAPVQKTLTPLQYAEQFQPRVEGLPHTAPVYDEVTKPTQAPYPAACIASKVKCGCYSQQGTKLETPESLCRQIADGGFFVAWNQTVAQAVPYQQQGPGTQAQQPESSIISFGGDPKAHVVKSQR
- a CDS encoding zonular occludens toxin domain-containing protein, whose protein sequence is MITLITGAPGAGKTAALVDLLQDILKTGRKVYVDGIPDLTLPHELMEDARQWPQVVADGSAVVIDEVQRIWRPTSSGSKVSPEIEALETHRHRGLDFFIITQHPNLVHQNVRRLVGRHIHLRDVGLLGRWWYEWPEATDPALFRSAPIKKSYKLPKAVFGSYKSASLHVKPIRSIPRSVILLGVCLVGGGYLGWTGYQSISAKVNPPKVEAKARPAPEHGEKAGEGWTANASRATAPPVPASAPEPVVVGCIAMPKRCTCIDAAGTPLVIDWQVCQDSARGFGGVVKLAMETRPGQQMPAQRAETVAQVSVPQGGGFVSLGGDPRAHIRQ
- a CDS encoding ParB/RepB/Spo0J family partition protein encodes the protein MKTAAAALDTAWAVRLIPLSSIATREQVRTRNGFDKASISELAESIKTYGVLQPIVLQRDPEQDAGYVVLYGHRRFAAAQVAQLDAIPAIVSDSDPAGLTELQLTENLQRENLNLADTADAVRKLADLYGKPAEIAKRVNKSPAWVSKHLMLTSPKFDARVRTLLDSGATEDVELLNTLNQIAKHKEAEPVLRRLLDDVANNRAGRQKVRDALDQIKAAKPGQESAGSQDEPESSEGGEPGDENEDAGSKDHSELFGRIELTVDNDTFAKYQALGGAEWFLSAIAAASVKE
- a CDS encoding major capsid protein, whose product is MNKQLRARLAVFNNVSAKQAVAAVVMLAGTGVAMAADSALDLAPINAAIATITSVGTAVFAVVVGIKTWKWIRSAL
- a CDS encoding DUF2523 domain-containing protein: MPLFIAALLGGLVSAAGTLVGKVLISLGIGYVVYTGVDFSLEWIKLMINASFAGLPPQTMQIMSTLKLGSFAAVLFSALAARLALDGLTGGSIKRMVQK